In Nostoc edaphicum CCNP1411, the sequence CTATAGCGATGGGGTTGAAAGATAGCAACTACTCTTTGCCCTGGTCTTGCCTGTAAACGTGCTGCGGCGAGAGTAGCGCGAATCTCGCTGGGGTGATGAGCATAGTCATCGATGAAGGTAATGCCATTGACTTCACCTCGGAATTCAAAGCGGCGTCTTGCTCCTTCAAAGGTGGCGATACCTTTGGCAATTTCTCCAAATTCTAAGCCCAAAGCGCGACCAACAGCCACCGCTGCTAAGGCATTACTGAGATTGTGCCGACTAAGCAACCGCAACTTCAACACGCCCAAAGCTTTGCCTCTTTCCCAAACTAAAGCTGTGGTGCCATCAGCACGATAATCAATATTAGTGACGGTGTAATCAGCGTCGGTATCTGAATGTAAGCTGTAGGTAATAGTAGGTTGTAAGCGATCGCGCACTGTCGCACAGTCAATGCTACCTATTAACGTTTTACAACCCTTAGCAAATGTCTGGAAGATGTCAATAACTTCTTCTAATGTATCGTAGTGGTCAGGGTGATCGAGTTCAATATTGGTGATGATCCCAATTTCGGGAGCGTGTTTTACCAGAGAACCATCTGATTCATCTGCTTCGGCTACCAAATATTGGCTTTGTCCCAATCGAGCATTACCTTCCCAAGCATTGACTTCGCCACCGACCAAAATCGTCGGGTCTAGACCAGCTTCTAGAAGCATATAGCCAATCATGCTACTGGTTGTAGTTTTGCCGTGTGTTCCTGCCACTGCAACACTGTAGTAATCGGCAATTAAAGCTGCTAGTACATCTGAGCGATGTAAAACTGGACAACCTAATTCCAGTGCTGCTTTGTATTCTAAATTATTAGTGTTAATTGCTGTTGAACAAATGACTTGAGGCAGTTTTGACTTAGTATCAGCAGATAATGGTTCTTGTGAATTTAATACTACTGGATTAGCCAATACCTGAGGGTAAAAGAATTCAAGATTGCTTGCCTCTTGTTTACCAAAAATATGAGCACCGATAGATTCCAACTTGTGCGTAATGTGGTTAGGACGAAGATCCGAACCTGATACTGGAAATTGACGCTTTGCAAGAACGTATGCCAGAGCAGACATACCTATACCACCGATGCCAATGAAATGAAATGGTCTACCACTAAAATCTACAGAATTAGTCATTTATTACTCCTCTTACACCACACCACACCATAATCACAAATGACACGCGTATCATAACAGGAATTTGATTTTTACCGTAACTGCTCCTATATCATGTTTATATTTGATGCCCAGATGATGTTCCCGCTCTGGTTTTCCTTGTTCAGAATGATTTTACCTTGGTTAGAGGTTTTTGCTATTTCTGAACTGTTCTTAAGATTATTCTGAAAATTTTGGCTGCATCGGGAAAGAAATTCTTGTAATGTCAAATACATATTTTTGGCTATCTTACTGGAATTGGCTACATAATACATTGTTTAGTGAAACTGATTTGAAATTGCATCAAGTCTAGGCGTGAATTGAGTACAATAGTACATTGGTAATGAAACTATTTTTCAATTGCATAAAACCCAGGCATAACTGGATGCAGCAACTCGCAATTTTTGGTGGCACATTTGATCCAATTCATTGGGGACACCTGCTCGTAGCCGAGACAGCTTTGCATCAAGTATCCCTTGAAAAGGTAATTTGGGTACCATCCCTAAATCCTCCTCACAAAGAAGCAGCTTTGTTTGAGCATCGTGTGCAAATGCTGCAATTAGCTACAAAAGATAACCCAGGGTTTACTGTCTCACTAGTGGAGACAAATCGCTCTGGGACTTCCTATGCCATTAACACCCTGATTGACTTATCTGCTTGTTACCCAAATACTCACTGGTACTGGATTGTGGGCTTGGATACCTTCCAAACTTTACCCCGTTGGTACCGTGGACACGAACTAGCACAAATGTGTGATTGGTTAATCGCACCCCGACTGCTAGGTGGTGAGACTATAACTCAAAGCAAATTAATCTGCAAGCAAGTGGAGGAGCAACTCAGGGAGCAGTTACATACCATTCACTGGCAACTCTTGAATATACCTTTAGTAGGAGTTTCGTCAAGTCTAATTCGCAAATTTTGCCGCGAACGCCAGTCAATTCGTTATTTAGTACCGGAATCGGTCAGATCATATATCACTAACAACAATCTCTACTCGAACAAATCTGAATAAATTATGTGTTTTTTTATTGATCTAACACTTTATGGTTAAAAGTGCCCCCCCCCTTTGCGATATGATTGGGGTCAACGATATCAACATATAAGCATAAATACAGAGGGCAAGACACTGTGATTAGAGTTGCAATCAACGGTTTCGGGCGGATTGGACGTAACTTTGCGCGTTGCTGGGTGGGTAGAGAGAACAGTCAAATCGATCTTGTCGCTATTAATGACACTTCAGACCCTAGAACTAATGCTCACCTGCTCAAGTATGACTCAATGCTAGGGAAGATTAAAGGTGCTGAGATTAGTGCCGATGATAACTCTATCATCGTTAACGGTAAGACCATTAAGTGCGTATCCGATCGCAACCCAGAAAACTTGCCCTGGAAAGATTGGGGAATTGACCTAATTATCGAAGCAACCGGGGTATTTACTAGCAAAGAAGGAGCGCTCAAGCACGTAAATGCTGGAGCCAAGAAAGTTCTGATTACCGCTCCTGGTAAAAACGAGGATGGTACTTTTGTGGTTGGTGTGAATCATCATGACTATGACCACAACAAACACCACATTATCAGTAACGCTAGCTGTACTACCAACTGCTTGGCACCAATCGCCAAGGTATTGAACGATAAGTTCGGCATCATTAAAGGTACGATGACCACCACCCACAGCTATACAGGTGATCAACGCTTGCTAGACGCTTCTCACCGGGATTTGCGACGGGCGAGGGCAGCAGCGATAAACATTGTACCCACCTCTACTGGTGCAGCAAAAGCAGTGGCACTGGTTATCCCAGACCTTAGAGGCAAGCTAAATGGCGTTGCCTTGCGCGTACCTACCCCGAACGTCTCAATGGTAGATTTCGTAGTTCAGGTTGAGAAGCGTACTATTACTGAAGAAGTTAACCAAGCTCTCAAGGACGCTGCCGAAGGCCCACTTAAAGGCATTTTAGACTATAGCGAACTAGAATTGGTATCTTCCGATTATCAAGGTAGCGATGCTTCTTCGATTGTTGATGCAAACTTAACTTTGGTTATGGGCAATGACTTAGTAAAAGTTATGGCGTGGTATGACAACGAATGGGGTTACAGCCAACGAGTCTTGGATTTGGCAGAATTAGTAGCCCAGAAGTGGCAATAATTTGTCATTTGTCATTGGTCATTTGTCATTAATCATTGGAAGAATGATAAAGGACAAAGGACTATTGACCAAAATGTTGAAATCCCTGACTAAGATTCAGAACTTGGTCAGGGAATTTTTTTTGTTCGTCGTGCAATAATACTGTTGATCCGGGTGTAATACTGCCCACGATCGCAGCACCTTCTCCAAGATGTTGCACTAAGGCTGATGCTAATTCTTGTGGTAAGCACAGCACTAATTCAAAGTCTTCGCCACCGTATAAAGCATATTTTAGCGCTTGCTCTGGTGGCAACCAATGGTTAAAAGTTTTTGGTACGGAAATTTGTCTGCGTTCTAAGACAGCGCCAACGCCACTGGCGCGGCAAATTTGGATAATTGCATCTGCCAAACCATCGCTGCTATCCATACCAGCAATGGAGAGTTGGGAGTTAGGAGTTAAGATTTTCCAGAGGATTGGTAAGACATCGAATCGTGGCTGTGGGCGTTGGTGTGCGAGGATTAGAGCCGTGCGTTCTGCATCTTTGAGGTTTTGTTCTAATTCGGGATGCAAGAGGAGTTCTAAGCCAGCGTGGGAGGCTCCATGAACGCCTGTAACGACGATCGCATTTCCAATAACGGCAGCAGAACGGCGGATAATTTGACTAGGGTTAACTTGACCAAAAGCAGTAATTGCCAGAGTAGTTACAGGCGATCGCACGACATCACCCCCGACAATTGGAGTATTGTATTTTTGCAGGCATTCTGTCATTCCCTGGTACAAGCGTTCTACCCAACTAACCCTAAGTTCACTGGGTAGTCCTAACCCGACAGTGATTCCTAATGGAGAAGCACCCATTGCTGCTAAATCTGATAAATTGGCAGCAGCAGCTCGCCAACCAGCATCTTCTGGGGAAGTGGTGAGGTTACTAAAATGCACGCCATCAACCAGTACATCTGTAGTCACTACCAAAGATTGCCCTAGTGCAGTCTCAAGTACTGCTGCATCATCGCCGATAATTTCTGGAGGACAGAAGCGCTGTAATCTTTCTAAAAGACCTTGTTC encodes:
- the murC gene encoding UDP-N-acetylmuramate--L-alanine ligase produces the protein MTNSVDFSGRPFHFIGIGGIGMSALAYVLAKRQFPVSGSDLRPNHITHKLESIGAHIFGKQEASNLEFFYPQVLANPVVLNSQEPLSADTKSKLPQVICSTAINTNNLEYKAALELGCPVLHRSDVLAALIADYYSVAVAGTHGKTTTSSMIGYMLLEAGLDPTILVGGEVNAWEGNARLGQSQYLVAEADESDGSLVKHAPEIGIITNIELDHPDHYDTLEEVIDIFQTFAKGCKTLIGSIDCATVRDRLQPTITYSLHSDTDADYTVTNIDYRADGTTALVWERGKALGVLKLRLLSRHNLSNALAAVAVGRALGLEFGEIAKGIATFEGARRRFEFRGEVNGITFIDDYAHHPSEIRATLAAARLQARPGQRVVAIFQPHRYSRTLTFLEEFAESFTHADLVVLTDIYSAGEPNLGQISGEHLTAEIAKQHSQVIYQPTLPSVCEYLLQTLRPGDLALFLGAGNLNQVIPEVITTLCEPAKATS
- the nadD gene encoding nicotinate (nicotinamide) nucleotide adenylyltransferase; amino-acid sequence: MQQLAIFGGTFDPIHWGHLLVAETALHQVSLEKVIWVPSLNPPHKEAALFEHRVQMLQLATKDNPGFTVSLVETNRSGTSYAINTLIDLSACYPNTHWYWIVGLDTFQTLPRWYRGHELAQMCDWLIAPRLLGGETITQSKLICKQVEEQLREQLHTIHWQLLNIPLVGVSSSLIRKFCRERQSIRYLVPESVRSYITNNNLYSNKSE
- a CDS encoding type I glyceraldehyde-3-phosphate dehydrogenase codes for the protein MIRVAINGFGRIGRNFARCWVGRENSQIDLVAINDTSDPRTNAHLLKYDSMLGKIKGAEISADDNSIIVNGKTIKCVSDRNPENLPWKDWGIDLIIEATGVFTSKEGALKHVNAGAKKVLITAPGKNEDGTFVVGVNHHDYDHNKHHIISNASCTTNCLAPIAKVLNDKFGIIKGTMTTTHSYTGDQRLLDASHRDLRRARAAAINIVPTSTGAAKAVALVIPDLRGKLNGVALRVPTPNVSMVDFVVQVEKRTITEEVNQALKDAAEGPLKGILDYSELELVSSDYQGSDASSIVDANLTLVMGNDLVKVMAWYDNEWGYSQRVLDLAELVAQKWQ
- the thiL gene encoding thiamine-phosphate kinase — encoded protein: MNSELSSQQVKDIGEQGLLERLQRFCPPEIIGDDAAVLETALGQSLVVTTDVLVDGVHFSNLTTSPEDAGWRAAAANLSDLAAMGASPLGITVGLGLPSELRVSWVERLYQGMTECLQKYNTPIVGGDVVRSPVTTLAITAFGQVNPSQIIRRSAAVIGNAIVVTGVHGASHAGLELLLHPELEQNLKDAERTALILAHQRPQPRFDVLPILWKILTPNSQLSIAGMDSSDGLADAIIQICRASGVGAVLERRQISVPKTFNHWLPPEQALKYALYGGEDFELVLCLPQELASALVQHLGEGAAIVGSITPGSTVLLHDEQKKFPDQVLNLSQGFQHFGQ